One window of Gemmatimonas aurantiaca genomic DNA carries:
- a CDS encoding CDP-alcohol phosphatidyltransferase family protein — protein sequence MARASDPSNVLTLPNLVSTSRVLLAIGFVAIDTVPVRLALLGVASITDFLDGWIARRTKAVSRIGALIDPIADRLFVLGVVVSYVLGGQLAFWQAVAIMFRDVMSVIGWFVARRVSWLRPITFRARIVGKLVTVFQLATFIAVLVAPTWVDALVLIVAVLGVIATVDYTLMLWRERVRSTPDAP from the coding sequence ATGGCCCGCGCGTCCGATCCGTCCAATGTGCTGACGCTTCCGAATCTCGTCTCCACGTCCCGAGTGCTGCTGGCCATCGGGTTCGTGGCGATCGATACGGTGCCCGTGCGTCTGGCGCTGCTCGGTGTGGCGTCGATCACCGATTTTCTCGACGGGTGGATCGCGCGACGCACGAAGGCCGTGTCCCGCATCGGGGCGCTCATCGATCCCATCGCCGACCGGCTGTTCGTGCTCGGTGTGGTGGTGAGCTACGTCCTGGGTGGACAGCTCGCCTTCTGGCAGGCGGTGGCCATCATGTTCCGCGACGTCATGTCGGTGATCGGCTGGTTCGTGGCCCGTCGCGTGAGCTGGCTGCGGCCCATCACGTTCCGCGCGCGCATCGTCGGCAAGCTGGTGACGGTGTTTCAGCTCGCCACGTTCATCGCCGTGCTCGTGGCCCCCACATGGGTGGATGCGCTCGTGCTCATCGTGGCCGTGCTCGGCGTGATCGCCACGGTCGACTACACGCTGATGCTGTGGCGTGAGCGCGTGCGGAGCACACCGGACGCACCATAG
- a CDS encoding alpha/beta hydrolase, protein MYTEHLHIPVGVGTLHVERLGRGGPAVLLLHGFATSAFLWRQVAPRLASAGFTTVAIDLLGHGESDRPIDAAYTASAQADYVERALTALRLGEVAVVSQDMGALVAAMLAAQRPSLVRSLLLLEPPDPDDLPGPMIRALQRGSARAALSANTLFGARPLLEPWLLERTGTPAEPDRLLARYLASFVGPTGAAELLQLASHVALLDGERQRLRDVRVDTTLWLGSADGDPGPPAIVDQRESTVSPIPEPPPEDRLRYPGAGSVPLSGVRRERLAAWSALLPASPVRALPMPTPAGALVAEVSPVPLAKVILAGSESSTAAALEP, encoded by the coding sequence GTGTACACCGAGCACCTGCACATCCCGGTGGGCGTGGGGACGCTGCACGTCGAACGCCTCGGACGGGGCGGACCGGCCGTGCTGCTCCTGCACGGCTTCGCGACCAGCGCGTTCCTGTGGCGCCAGGTGGCGCCGCGGTTGGCCAGCGCCGGGTTCACCACCGTGGCCATCGATCTGCTGGGCCATGGCGAATCCGATCGTCCCATCGACGCCGCCTACACCGCCAGCGCGCAGGCCGATTATGTCGAACGGGCGCTGACCGCCCTCCGACTCGGCGAAGTGGCCGTGGTGAGCCAGGACATGGGGGCTCTCGTGGCCGCGATGCTCGCCGCGCAGCGCCCCTCGCTGGTGCGCTCCCTGCTGCTGCTCGAACCACCCGATCCCGACGACCTGCCCGGCCCGATGATCCGGGCGCTGCAGCGCGGTTCGGCCCGGGCGGCCCTCAGCGCGAACACCCTGTTCGGCGCCCGTCCACTGCTCGAACCCTGGCTGCTGGAGCGCACGGGCACCCCCGCGGAGCCCGATCGCCTGCTGGCCCGCTATCTGGCCTCGTTCGTGGGTCCCACAGGGGCGGCGGAGCTGCTGCAACTCGCCAGTCACGTGGCCCTGCTCGACGGGGAACGGCAGCGCCTCCGCGACGTCCGGGTGGACACCACCCTCTGGCTGGGTTCGGCCGACGGTGACCCGGGACCGCCGGCGATTGTTGATCAACGGGAATCCACCGTGTCTCCGATACCGGAGCCCCCTCCGGAGGATCGTCTCCGGTATCCGGGGGCCGGTTCGGTGCCCCTTTCGGGCGTCCGCCGTGAGCGGCTGGCGGCTTGGTCGGCTCTGTTGCCGGCGTCCCCGGTCCGGGCCCTTCCGATGCCAACACCGGCCGGTGCGCTGGTGGCAGAGGTGAGCCCGGTGCCGTTGGCCAAAGTCATCCTGGCTGGGTCCGAATCGTCAACGGCAGCAGCGCTCGAGCCGTGA
- a CDS encoding thioredoxin domain-containing protein: MAKPTPKKKSNTAFLAVILVVLVAGGAAIWTTMNKSKPIPTELAAGTPLPEAQGYLRGDPNAPITIIEFADFECPGCGSFAAVQEPDLRKRVIDAGLANFRFYDFPLTSIHRNTLAAHLAASCANEQGKFWEFHDMLFEGQYDWNSQATGNPRKVFDGYVSKLGLDAAKFGECYDSQRNLAQIQANAAAGSERGVNSTPTIIIGNKVYSPAPTADQLKAIVDSMRAALPAAVAAPAGDAAKK; this comes from the coding sequence GTGGCAAAGCCGACCCCGAAGAAGAAGTCCAACACGGCCTTTCTTGCCGTGATCCTGGTGGTGCTGGTGGCCGGCGGTGCCGCCATCTGGACCACGATGAACAAGAGCAAGCCCATCCCGACGGAGCTGGCGGCTGGCACGCCGCTGCCCGAAGCGCAGGGTTATCTGCGGGGCGATCCGAATGCCCCCATCACGATCATCGAGTTCGCCGACTTCGAATGCCCGGGCTGCGGTTCGTTCGCGGCGGTGCAGGAACCGGATCTCCGCAAGCGCGTGATCGATGCCGGGCTCGCCAACTTCCGTTTCTACGACTTCCCGCTCACGTCGATCCATCGCAACACCCTCGCCGCGCATCTGGCGGCGTCCTGTGCGAACGAGCAGGGCAAATTCTGGGAATTCCACGATATGCTCTTCGAAGGGCAGTACGACTGGAACTCGCAGGCCACGGGCAACCCGCGCAAGGTGTTCGATGGCTACGTGAGCAAGCTCGGTCTCGATGCGGCGAAGTTCGGCGAGTGTTACGACTCGCAGCGCAATCTCGCGCAGATCCAGGCCAACGCCGCCGCGGGCAGTGAGCGGGGCGTGAACAGCACGCCGACGATCATCATCGGCAACAAGGTCTATTCTCCGGCCCCCACGGCCGACCAGCTCAAGGCCATCGTCGACTCCATGCGCGCCGCACTGCCTGCCGCTGTGGCCGCTCCGGCCGGCGACGCGGCGAAGAAGTAA
- a CDS encoding pitrilysin family protein, with the protein MSLTAGITSNIIEGTPSLRPSEALALHTETEREVLPNGLTLLVRRDRSAPVVSIVTQVKAGYFDETDDQVGIAHVLEHMYFKGTPTRGVGQIARETKANGGYLNAHTIYDHTSYYTVLPASSFVAGLEIQFDAYTRSVIDGEELARELEVIIQEVKRKRDTPSAVTIESLYALLHDRHRIRRWRMGEEEALRRFTREQVLGFYRHWYQPGNTILAVVGDVDPEMVRHEVMARHGTLRGETPSRPGGPQEQTLPGLRHREWSGDIAQQQIAFGWRVPALTHADSPALDLAGVVLGTGRASRLYRAVRERQLASSVSAWNYTSGDVGVFVAHAEAPAEQARAATSAMWRELQAAREDGLRDAEVVRAQRILEARWLRRLESMDGQAQYLASWEADGGLTAASRYYDALLSLDAGAVQEAMQRHLAPEQVGIVSYRPAGSTAIADDLETLHGMLRRGAAMGSAVMATPSLGMPRVAAADDGERPAGRDAEQAGVPTRVSFTRAEDDVQVYHTARGVPILVVHKPGAPLVHFGVFMRSGAVLDAPEREGLARLTAQAMLKGTATRSGAQIAEAAESMGSSIGVSAGLESVGWTMSVPTRHLEMALALLGDVVQHPAFPEDGVETERALALAEVARLRDDMYRWPMRLAVTAAYGDHPYARSTIGSETSLATLGREDVVAWHAAHVMHAPAVIAVVGDVDPQTVAALCAERFAEIAQAGDAPLSPLPWPDGRRAARDTRAKQQSALALMFPGPSRNDPARFAARVLSAIASGLGGRFFEQLRDVQSLAYTVSAFPVERRAGGAFVAYIATSPAREDEAREGLLREFARFREAEPSAEELQRAQQYLIGSHAIAQQSGGTVLGDLVDAWLFGAGLHERHEETTHIAAVTGADVMQLARRYLQPGLEAEGLVHGTGTAA; encoded by the coding sequence ATGAGCCTCACAGCGGGCATCACGTCGAACATCATCGAGGGCACTCCGTCGCTGCGCCCGAGTGAGGCGCTGGCGTTGCACACCGAAACCGAGCGTGAGGTGCTGCCCAATGGGCTCACGCTGCTCGTGCGGCGCGACCGTTCGGCGCCGGTGGTCTCCATCGTCACGCAGGTGAAGGCCGGGTATTTCGACGAGACCGACGATCAGGTCGGCATCGCGCATGTGCTGGAGCACATGTACTTCAAGGGCACACCGACGCGGGGCGTGGGGCAGATCGCGCGCGAGACCAAGGCCAATGGCGGCTATCTCAACGCGCATACGATCTACGATCACACGAGCTACTACACGGTGCTGCCGGCGTCGTCGTTCGTGGCCGGACTCGAGATCCAGTTCGACGCGTACACGCGCTCGGTGATCGACGGCGAGGAACTCGCGCGCGAACTCGAAGTCATCATCCAGGAAGTCAAACGCAAGCGCGACACGCCGTCGGCCGTCACGATCGAATCGCTCTATGCGCTGCTGCACGACCGGCATCGCATCCGTCGCTGGCGGATGGGTGAGGAGGAGGCGCTGCGCCGGTTCACGCGTGAGCAGGTGCTGGGTTTCTACCGGCACTGGTATCAGCCGGGCAACACCATTCTCGCGGTGGTCGGGGATGTGGATCCCGAGATGGTGCGGCATGAGGTGATGGCCCGTCACGGCACGCTGCGTGGCGAGACGCCATCCCGACCGGGGGGACCGCAGGAGCAGACGCTGCCCGGACTGCGTCATCGGGAATGGTCGGGTGACATCGCGCAGCAGCAGATCGCCTTCGGCTGGCGCGTGCCTGCGCTAACCCATGCGGACAGTCCGGCGCTCGATCTTGCCGGTGTGGTACTCGGCACCGGACGGGCCTCGCGACTCTATCGCGCGGTGCGGGAGCGCCAGCTGGCCAGTTCGGTGTCGGCGTGGAACTACACGAGCGGTGATGTGGGTGTGTTCGTGGCGCATGCGGAGGCACCGGCGGAGCAGGCGCGGGCCGCAACGTCCGCGATGTGGCGGGAACTGCAGGCCGCGCGCGAGGACGGACTGCGCGACGCGGAAGTGGTGCGGGCCCAGCGCATCCTCGAGGCGCGTTGGCTGCGGCGGCTCGAGAGCATGGACGGACAGGCCCAGTATCTCGCGTCGTGGGAGGCGGACGGCGGACTGACCGCCGCCTCGCGTTACTACGACGCGTTGCTCTCTCTCGATGCGGGGGCGGTGCAGGAAGCGATGCAGCGCCATCTCGCACCCGAGCAGGTCGGTATCGTGTCGTATCGCCCCGCGGGGTCAACGGCCATTGCCGACGATCTGGAGACGCTGCACGGAATGCTGCGGCGTGGAGCGGCGATGGGTTCCGCCGTGATGGCCACCCCGTCGCTTGGCATGCCGCGCGTCGCAGCCGCGGATGATGGTGAACGCCCTGCCGGCCGCGATGCGGAGCAGGCCGGAGTTCCGACGCGTGTATCGTTCACCCGCGCGGAAGACGATGTGCAGGTGTATCACACGGCGCGTGGGGTTCCCATTCTCGTCGTGCACAAGCCGGGCGCTCCGCTGGTGCACTTCGGTGTGTTCATGCGGAGCGGCGCCGTGCTCGATGCACCCGAGCGGGAAGGACTGGCGCGTCTCACGGCGCAGGCCATGCTGAAGGGCACGGCCACCCGCAGTGGTGCGCAGATCGCGGAAGCTGCCGAGTCGATGGGCAGCAGCATCGGCGTGTCAGCGGGGCTGGAAAGTGTGGGATGGACGATGTCGGTGCCCACGCGCCATCTGGAGATGGCGCTCGCATTGCTGGGCGACGTCGTGCAGCATCCGGCTTTCCCCGAGGACGGCGTGGAGACCGAACGCGCGCTGGCGTTGGCCGAAGTGGCCCGGCTTCGCGACGACATGTATCGCTGGCCGATGCGTCTCGCCGTGACCGCCGCATATGGGGATCATCCGTATGCGCGTTCGACGATCGGTTCGGAAACTTCGTTGGCCACGCTCGGACGCGAGGACGTGGTGGCGTGGCATGCCGCCCACGTGATGCACGCGCCGGCGGTGATCGCCGTGGTTGGCGATGTCGATCCACAAACGGTGGCCGCGCTGTGCGCGGAGCGGTTCGCAGAGATCGCACAGGCCGGCGATGCGCCGTTGTCTCCGCTGCCCTGGCCGGACGGTCGACGGGCCGCGCGCGATACCCGTGCCAAGCAACAGTCCGCGCTGGCGCTGATGTTCCCCGGTCCTTCGCGCAACGACCCGGCGCGATTCGCGGCCCGGGTGCTGTCGGCGATCGCGAGTGGACTGGGTGGACGTTTCTTCGAGCAATTGCGCGACGTGCAGTCGCTGGCCTACACGGTGAGTGCTTTCCCGGTGGAGCGTCGGGCCGGCGGGGCGTTCGTGGCGTACATCGCCACCTCGCCCGCACGGGAAGACGAAGCCCGTGAAGGCCTGCTGCGCGAATTCGCGCGCTTTCGCGAAGCCGAACCCTCCGCGGAGGAGTTGCAGCGTGCGCAGCAGTATCTCATCGGATCGCACGCCATTGCCCAGCAGTCGGGTGGCACGGTGCTCGGCGATCTCGTGGATGCCTGGTTGTTCGGCGCGGGATTGCACGAGCGGCACGAAGAAACCACGCATATCGCGGCCGTGACCGGTGCCGATGTGATGCAACTGGCGCGGCGGTATCTGCAGCCCGGGCTGGAAGCCGAAGGGCTGGTGCACGGCACGGGAACCGCCGCCTAG